A genomic segment from Desulfonatronum lacustre DSM 10312 encodes:
- the mraY gene encoding phospho-N-acetylmuramoyl-pentapeptide-transferase, with translation MIYHLLYPLGSEYIVFNVFRYITFRSVYALLTALLISIVLGPLFIAWLQRLKFGQHIREDVPKHNGKAGTPTMGGLLIAFSLLTSVLLWGDLTNVYLWLTIFVFVGFGLVGFWDDFLKVVKKRNQGLSAGGKLLGQIVVALGAISLLLLQPAYSTILYFPFLKMLQPDMLWMYIPFAVLVMVGSSNGVNLTDGLDGLAIGPLIVAAACFGIFVYVAGHVQIAKYLQVAYVPGVGEVTVFCAALVGAGLGFLWFNAYPAQVFMGDVGSLSLGGVLGFIAVLAKQELLLLIVGGLFVVETLSVILQVGYFKMTGGKRIFRMAPLHHHFELQGVPESKIIVRCWIFSIIMALISLSALKLR, from the coding sequence ATGATCTATCACTTACTTTACCCGCTGGGGAGCGAATACATCGTTTTCAACGTGTTTCGCTACATCACCTTCCGCTCCGTGTACGCTCTGCTCACCGCGTTGCTGATATCCATCGTGCTGGGGCCACTTTTCATCGCCTGGCTGCAACGGCTGAAGTTCGGCCAGCACATTCGCGAGGACGTGCCCAAGCACAACGGCAAGGCCGGGACTCCGACCATGGGCGGCCTGCTGATCGCCTTTTCCCTGCTGACCAGCGTCCTGCTCTGGGGGGATCTGACCAACGTCTACCTCTGGTTGACCATTTTCGTCTTCGTGGGCTTCGGCTTAGTGGGCTTTTGGGACGACTTCCTGAAGGTGGTCAAAAAACGCAACCAGGGCTTGAGCGCCGGAGGCAAGCTGCTGGGACAGATCGTGGTGGCCCTGGGGGCGATATCGTTGTTGCTGTTGCAACCGGCCTATTCCACGATCCTGTATTTTCCGTTTTTGAAAATGCTCCAGCCGGACATGCTCTGGATGTACATCCCCTTCGCCGTGCTGGTGATGGTCGGCTCGTCCAACGGGGTGAACCTGACCGACGGCCTGGACGGCCTGGCCATTGGGCCGTTGATCGTGGCCGCGGCGTGTTTCGGTATCTTCGTTTACGTGGCCGGTCACGTGCAGATCGCCAAGTACCTCCAGGTGGCCTACGTGCCCGGCGTCGGCGAGGTGACGGTGTTCTGTGCCGCCCTGGTGGGCGCGGGGCTGGGCTTCTTGTGGTTCAACGCCTACCCGGCCCAGGTGTTCATGGGCGACGTGGGCAGTCTGAGCCTGGGCGGCGTTCTGGGATTCATCGCCGTGTTGGCCAAACAGGAATTATTGTTGTTGATCGTCGGCGGGCTGTTCGTGGTGGAGACCCTCTCCGTGATCCTCCAGGTGGGGTATTTCAAGATGACCGGGGGCAAACGCATTTTTCGAATGGCCCCCCTGCATCACCATTTTGAACTCCAGGGCGTACCGGAGTCCAAGATCATTGTCCGATGCTGGATTTTTTCCATCATCATGGCCCTGATTTCCCTGAGCGCCTTGAAACTTCGCTAA
- the murD gene encoding UDP-N-acetylmuramoyl-L-alanine--D-glutamate ligase — MSSLHQSLPGSGPSRIQPGETAVVVGTGRSGLAAAALLDHLGCAVRLVDSGKVSREVRDQAEKRGWDVREGGHCTEQFDRAALVVLSPGVNRRKLEPWLTGLGADQVIAELELALGFVDAPITAVTGTNGKTTTTTLIGRFLEAMGRRVFVGGNIGTPMSSYVLECLSAADAGSSSNFEKADNLVLEVSSFQLLNTRSLRPRVGVLLNVSPNHLDYHQDMEEYLQAKLSLFATQEPEDTAVFPEEMRELVQARRVTRARTVYFGTQSDLTCPALPGRHNQANIAAAFQACQPFGLTRAAAQTVLDGFSGLPHRLQIVAEQGGVVFVDDSKGTTVQALRAALEAFDRPVLLLAGGVFKGGDLAGLKPLVQSKARAVGLFGAGREIFEAAWGDLETPLFWEPTLERAMDRLWLQARSGDVMLLSPATASFDLFRDYKHRGMTFQNHLQTLAERGHE, encoded by the coding sequence ATGTCCAGCCTGCACCAATCATTGCCCGGCTCAGGGCCGTCACGGATCCAACCCGGAGAAACAGCCGTGGTCGTCGGCACGGGCCGGTCCGGTCTGGCCGCGGCCGCTTTGCTGGACCATCTGGGCTGTGCTGTTCGGTTGGTGGATTCCGGGAAGGTGAGTCGGGAGGTCCGTGACCAGGCTGAAAAGCGGGGCTGGGACGTGCGGGAGGGCGGTCATTGCACGGAGCAGTTCGACCGCGCCGCTCTGGTGGTCCTCAGTCCGGGCGTGAACCGGCGCAAGCTGGAACCCTGGTTGACCGGCCTCGGGGCGGATCAGGTGATCGCGGAGCTTGAACTGGCCCTGGGTTTCGTGGACGCGCCGATCACCGCGGTGACCGGGACCAACGGCAAAACCACGACGACCACCTTGATCGGACGCTTTCTGGAAGCCATGGGCCGCCGGGTATTCGTGGGCGGAAACATCGGGACCCCGATGTCCAGTTATGTTTTGGAGTGCTTGAGCGCCGCGGATGCCGGGTCGTCCTCGAATTTCGAGAAAGCCGACAACCTCGTTTTGGAAGTGAGCAGTTTTCAGCTCCTGAACACGCGTTCGCTACGTCCCAGGGTCGGCGTGCTGCTCAACGTCAGTCCGAACCATTTGGATTATCATCAGGACATGGAAGAGTATCTGCAGGCCAAGCTGTCCTTGTTCGCCACCCAGGAACCCGAGGATACGGCTGTTTTTCCCGAGGAGATGCGGGAGCTGGTCCAGGCGCGTCGCGTGACCCGGGCCCGGACCGTGTATTTTGGGACGCAATCCGATTTGACCTGTCCGGCCCTGCCCGGACGGCACAACCAGGCCAACATCGCCGCCGCGTTCCAAGCCTGCCAGCCCTTCGGCCTGACCCGCGCCGCGGCCCAGACGGTCCTGGACGGTTTTTCCGGCCTGCCTCACCGGCTGCAAATCGTGGCCGAGCAGGGCGGCGTGGTTTTCGTGGACGACTCCAAGGGCACCACGGTTCAGGCCCTGAGGGCCGCTCTGGAGGCCTTTGACCGTCCGGTGCTGCTGCTGGCCGGAGGTGTGTTTAAAGGTGGCGATCTGGCTGGTCTGAAACCTCTCGTGCAAAGCAAGGCTCGGGCCGTGGGGCTGTTTGGGGCCGGTCGGGAAATTTTCGAGGCGGCCTGGGGCGACCTTGAAACGCCGCTGTTTTGGGAACCGACCCTGGAACGGGCCATGGACCGGCTCTGGCTCCAGGCCCGTTCCGGGGATGTGATGCTGCTCTCGCCGGCCACGGCCAGCTTCGACCTCTTCCGGGATTACAAGCATCGCGGCATGACGTTTCAGAATCACCTCCAGACCCTTGCGGAGCGTGGCCATGAATAG
- the ftsW gene encoding putative lipid II flippase FtsW: protein MNRLAAVSARGPGVGRGEGVDFWLLSVALLLSGLGLVMVLSSSGIMAERFYADKYYFFKRHLVFLIIGLGVMSAAAAIPRQLYLRFTYVWLTLAGGLLVLTLVSPLGVQAGGATRWLSLGPIMIQPLEVAKVALVLYLASFFSRKQEMIRTFGVGFLPPVCITGALSLLLLAQPDFGGAASLMLILFCISFVGGTRLVYLGATSFMALMGAIFLVMSSPYRFRRWFAFLDPFQDAQDVGYQLVQSLYALGGGGWLGEGLGAGKQKLFFLPAAHTDFILAVIGEELGFIGVSVIFVLVGVLLWRGLRIARLQDGLQERFVAFGMLLVLALGAMLNMAVVLGVVPPKGVPMPFLSYGGSSLVMSLLCVGVLLNLSRSAGSPSRRNGATP, encoded by the coding sequence ATGAATAGACTTGCCGCGGTGTCCGCCCGCGGGCCCGGAGTGGGGCGCGGCGAAGGAGTTGATTTCTGGTTGCTGTCCGTGGCCCTGCTGCTCTCCGGTTTGGGCTTGGTAATGGTGCTCAGCTCCAGCGGGATCATGGCCGAGCGCTTTTATGCGGATAAATACTATTTTTTCAAGCGACACTTGGTCTTTCTGATTATCGGGCTGGGCGTGATGAGCGCGGCCGCGGCTATTCCCCGTCAGTTGTATCTTCGGTTCACGTATGTCTGGCTGACCCTGGCCGGAGGTTTGCTGGTCCTGACCCTGGTTTCTCCCCTTGGAGTGCAGGCCGGAGGGGCGACACGCTGGCTGTCTTTGGGACCAATCATGATCCAGCCCCTGGAAGTTGCCAAAGTGGCTTTGGTCCTTTATCTGGCCTCGTTTTTCAGCCGCAAGCAGGAAATGATCCGCACCTTCGGGGTGGGCTTCCTGCCGCCGGTGTGCATCACCGGAGCGTTGAGCCTGCTGCTCCTGGCTCAACCGGACTTCGGCGGCGCGGCCTCGTTGATGCTGATCCTCTTCTGCATCAGTTTCGTGGGAGGGACCCGGCTGGTTTATTTGGGGGCGACTTCGTTCATGGCCCTGATGGGCGCGATTTTCCTGGTGATGAGTTCGCCCTACCGTTTTCGGCGCTGGTTCGCGTTCTTAGATCCGTTCCAGGACGCCCAGGACGTGGGCTATCAACTGGTTCAATCCCTGTACGCCCTGGGCGGTGGAGGATGGCTGGGCGAAGGATTGGGCGCCGGGAAGCAGAAGCTGTTCTTTCTGCCCGCGGCGCATACGGACTTTATTTTGGCCGTAATCGGCGAGGAGCTGGGTTTTATCGGTGTATCCGTGATTTTCGTTCTGGTGGGCGTCTTGCTTTGGCGAGGACTCCGAATCGCCAGGTTGCAGGACGGCTTGCAGGAACGGTTCGTCGCCTTCGGGATGCTGTTGGTTCTGGCTTTGGGGGCCATGCTGAACATGGCCGTGGTTCTGGGCGTGGTCCCGCCCAAAGGCGTGCCCATGCCGTTTCTGAGCTACGGAGGCTCCAGCCTGGTCATGTCCCTGCTCTGCGTGGGCGTGTTGCTGAACCTGTCACGGAGCGCCGGTTCGCCGAGCCGACGAAACGGAGCAACGCCATGA
- the murG gene encoding undecaprenyldiphospho-muramoylpentapeptide beta-N-acetylglucosaminyltransferase — MNRVILTTGGTGGHIFPALAVAEELRERYPDIRLLFVGGGRGPEGRWAASAGLDFQALPVSGVFGRGWRALGLLWWLPLSVSRAMIIVRGFKPDVVLGLGGYAGFPLVLAAWLLRVPTAIHEQNGLPGMTNRLLGRLVRRVLLSLPDDHHLFDPRKVVVTGNPLRKAVRQLRSAQPEGDSPRRNVLILGGSQGARALNQAVLDSMDGFREERISLWHQTGQADWERISGEYARAGWNQVRVEPFIEDVAEAYAWADLVVCRAGATTLAELTVMGKPSVLVPFPYATHDHQMLNARKLEQAGAAMVLVESYLTQVQLWTVIKDLLDIPGKLRDMRKAAWAMGCPEAGADVVRELEGLVQRG, encoded by the coding sequence ATGAACCGGGTGATCCTGACCACCGGGGGAACCGGAGGCCATATTTTTCCGGCATTGGCCGTGGCCGAAGAGCTGCGGGAGCGGTATCCCGACATCCGATTGCTCTTCGTGGGCGGTGGGCGTGGGCCGGAGGGAAGATGGGCGGCAAGCGCCGGTCTGGACTTTCAGGCCCTCCCGGTCTCTGGAGTTTTTGGGCGAGGTTGGCGGGCCCTGGGCCTATTGTGGTGGTTGCCGCTGAGCGTGTCGCGGGCCATGATCATTGTTCGCGGGTTCAAGCCCGACGTGGTGTTGGGTTTGGGCGGCTACGCCGGGTTTCCCCTGGTTTTGGCGGCCTGGTTGCTCCGCGTGCCCACGGCGATTCACGAGCAGAACGGCCTGCCCGGAATGACCAACAGGCTGCTGGGCAGACTGGTCCGTCGGGTGCTGCTTTCCCTGCCGGACGATCACCATCTGTTCGACCCTCGGAAGGTGGTGGTCACCGGGAATCCGTTGCGCAAGGCGGTCCGTCAGCTGCGCTCCGCCCAGCCCGAAGGGGACAGCCCGCGGCGCAACGTGTTGATCCTCGGTGGAAGCCAGGGTGCCAGAGCCCTGAATCAGGCCGTGCTGGATTCCATGGATGGGTTTCGCGAAGAGCGGATTTCCCTATGGCATCAGACCGGGCAGGCGGACTGGGAGAGGATTTCCGGGGAGTATGCCCGGGCCGGTTGGAATCAGGTTCGTGTGGAGCCGTTCATTGAGGACGTGGCCGAGGCCTATGCCTGGGCGGACTTGGTGGTGTGTCGGGCCGGGGCGACCACGTTGGCTGAATTGACGGTCATGGGCAAGCCCAGCGTCTTGGTCCCCTTTCCCTATGCCACCCATGACCACCAGATGCTCAACGCTCGGAAGTTGGAGCAGGCCGGAGCGGCCATGGTGTTGGTGGAAAGCTACCTGACTCAGGTCCAACTGTGGACCGTGATCAAGGATTTGTTGGATATTCCCGGCAAGTTGCGGGACATGCGCAAGGCGGCCTGGGCAATGGGATGTCCGGAAGCCGGGGCTGACGTGGTTCGAGAACTTGAAGGATTGGTGCAACGCGGATGA
- the murC gene encoding UDP-N-acetylmuramate--L-alanine ligase: MKSKVTSIHMVGLGGSGMSGIAEVLLNLGYSVSGSDVAPGPVLDHLRTLGAVTYVGHCKGRLDQAQVLVKSTAVRDDNPEVQEARALGIPIIPRAEMLAELMRLRTGIAVAGTHGKTTTTSILATIFKEAELDPTVIIGGRLRSYGSNALLGQGEYLIAEADESDGSFLCLFPIISVVTNIDADHLDFYPDLASIKEAFVQFMNKVPFYGLNVVCGDDPGVQAVLPQVRRPVVTYGFGADNDVRGELLEGRPGNPFRISWRGEPWAEVNLAQPGRHNVLNALGAVGVAIEIGMPKEAVLRGLTNFGGVGRRFEIKGEREGVTVVDDYGHHPKEIVATLRTAREFFPGRRLMVLFQPHRFSRTKALFGDFCRAFDQADRLLLLEIYPASEAPLPGISGSSLAQGVRQVSQTPVDFFPDMRTASEALPDILRPGDVLLTLGAGNVWQAGQGFLEAV, translated from the coding sequence ATGAAGTCGAAGGTCACGTCCATCCATATGGTTGGTCTGGGCGGTTCCGGAATGAGCGGAATCGCGGAAGTGCTGCTTAACTTGGGCTATAGCGTCTCCGGTTCGGACGTGGCCCCCGGTCCGGTGCTGGACCATCTGCGGACCCTCGGTGCGGTCACGTATGTCGGGCATTGCAAGGGCCGATTGGACCAAGCCCAGGTGTTGGTCAAGTCCACGGCGGTGCGGGACGACAATCCGGAGGTTCAGGAAGCCCGCGCCCTGGGGATTCCGATCATCCCCAGGGCGGAGATGCTGGCTGAACTGATGCGCCTGCGGACCGGGATCGCCGTGGCCGGAACCCACGGCAAGACCACGACCACTTCGATTCTGGCGACTATTTTCAAGGAAGCGGAGTTGGACCCCACGGTGATTATCGGCGGACGGCTCCGCAGCTACGGCAGCAACGCCCTACTGGGGCAGGGGGAGTACCTGATCGCCGAAGCGGACGAATCCGACGGCTCGTTCCTGTGCCTGTTTCCAATCATCAGCGTGGTGACCAACATCGACGCGGACCACCTGGATTTTTACCCGGACTTGGCGAGCATCAAGGAGGCCTTTGTTCAGTTCATGAACAAGGTGCCGTTCTACGGCCTGAACGTGGTCTGCGGCGACGATCCGGGGGTCCAGGCCGTTTTGCCCCAGGTCCGTCGTCCCGTGGTGACCTATGGGTTTGGAGCGGACAACGACGTGCGCGGCGAATTGCTGGAAGGTCGTCCGGGCAATCCCTTCCGGATTAGTTGGCGCGGTGAACCCTGGGCCGAGGTCAACCTGGCCCAACCGGGGCGGCACAATGTTTTGAACGCCTTGGGCGCGGTGGGCGTGGCCATTGAAATCGGCATGCCCAAGGAAGCGGTGCTGCGCGGTCTGACCAACTTCGGCGGCGTGGGGCGGCGCTTCGAGATCAAGGGTGAGCGTGAGGGCGTGACCGTGGTGGACGACTATGGACATCACCCCAAGGAAATCGTCGCGACCTTGCGCACCGCACGGGAGTTTTTTCCAGGGAGGCGGTTGATGGTGTTGTTCCAGCCTCACCGATTTTCTCGGACCAAAGCGCTGTTCGGTGATTTCTGCCGGGCCTTCGACCAAGCCGACCGCTTGCTGTTGCTGGAGATTTATCCGGCCTCCGAGGCCCCCTTGCCCGGCATCAGCGGGAGCAGTCTGGCTCAGGGCGTTCGGCAGGTCAGCCAGACCCCGGTGGACTTTTTTCCGGACATGCGCACGGCAAGTGAGGCTCTGCCGGACATCCTGCGACCGGGCGACGTGCTGTTGACGTTGGGGGCCGGCAATGTGTGGCAGGCCGGACAAGGTTTTTTGGAGGCCGTGTGA
- the murB gene encoding UDP-N-acetylmuramate dehydrogenase: MKVIKGPLLADRTTLRLGGKAMAEIVVRETSDLADLAGLLAEQTARLGGRSMVLGEGSNILAADRDLDLVLVRLEGGGDPEIMEQGDDGNRISEVDREAVRIRVPGALRLPRLLGWCAARGLRGLEPWTGIPGSVGGAVAMNAGSYGLEMAQVLERVLIWTPDRGGRWLDAAALQFGYRRFDSGLDDAVQLVLAAELRVERDEPTEVRTRMRNWFDRKKETQPITVASAGCVFKNPDAENPAGRLLDRVGLRGFRKGDMAFSERHANFLINLGGGSADDAFALLDLARERVAARFGLELETEVKVLA, encoded by the coding sequence ATGAAGGTGATTAAAGGCCCGCTTCTGGCCGACCGGACGACTTTGAGATTGGGCGGCAAGGCCATGGCCGAAATCGTGGTCCGTGAAACGTCGGACCTGGCCGATCTAGCCGGCTTGTTGGCCGAGCAAACGGCCAGACTCGGCGGCCGGTCCATGGTCCTGGGGGAAGGGAGCAATATCCTGGCAGCGGACCGGGATTTGGATCTGGTGTTGGTCCGGCTGGAAGGCGGCGGTGATCCCGAGATTATGGAACAGGGTGACGATGGAAACCGGATTTCAGAGGTGGACCGGGAAGCGGTCCGAATTCGGGTCCCAGGAGCCTTGCGGCTTCCACGGCTGTTGGGATGGTGCGCGGCTCGCGGCCTGCGTGGTTTGGAGCCATGGACGGGGATTCCCGGTTCCGTGGGCGGGGCCGTGGCCATGAACGCCGGTTCGTACGGGCTGGAGATGGCCCAGGTTCTGGAACGAGTCCTGATCTGGACCCCGGACCGGGGCGGCCGGTGGCTTGATGCCGCTGCTCTCCAATTCGGATACCGACGGTTCGATTCGGGGCTTGACGATGCGGTTCAGCTGGTGCTGGCCGCGGAACTGCGGGTCGAACGGGACGAGCCGACTGAAGTGCGAACACGGATGCGCAACTGGTTCGACCGTAAAAAAGAGACTCAGCCGATCACCGTGGCCTCGGCCGGGTGCGTGTTCAAGAATCCCGACGCGGAAAACCCGGCGGGCAGGCTTTTGGACCGGGTCGGGCTGCGCGGATTTCGAAAGGGCGACATGGCCTTTTCCGAGCGGCACGCGAATTTTTTGATCAACCTCGGCGGCGGCTCGGCTGACGACGCCTTTGCTCTGCTGGATCTGGCCCGGGAACGGGTCGCGGCTCGTTTCGGCCTGGAACTGGAAACCGAGGTCAAGGTGCTGGCATGA
- a CDS encoding cell division protein FtsQ/DivIB, with amino-acid sequence MSVAAARLRPGGWFSPGTRKSNKWAGGKSAPSVPKRAAKPSVKPARNKAARRPVRIGGLLTALILFVLRFFGWTLGLLLVATLLGSISLGLIYGYRALTTSAHFAVSHVEIIGNRQLSTPEVLNLSGVTVGMNLLEVSLGEVSRKLQHNPWVESATVRRVLPDGVAIDIVEREPFFWVQQGGTLFYADRNGVPIAALELGRFVSLPVLILEQGVEPNWRLMEEWVRAVERLEFPFGFSDVAWLKVEDANLLRIHLEDRGLVIHFDLSDWRGHRAIMNQVWEDLRSRGELNNIERLTVMSGKAWVQLKQS; translated from the coding sequence ATGAGCGTGGCCGCCGCAAGACTCCGACCCGGCGGCTGGTTCAGTCCCGGGACCCGCAAGAGCAACAAATGGGCGGGCGGAAAAAGTGCCCCGTCCGTGCCCAAGCGAGCCGCGAAACCGTCGGTAAAGCCGGCCCGGAACAAGGCCGCGAGGCGTCCGGTACGCATCGGGGGGCTGCTGACGGCGCTTATTCTGTTTGTATTGAGGTTTTTCGGTTGGACCTTGGGGTTGCTGCTGGTGGCGACGCTTCTTGGAAGCATCAGCCTCGGGCTGATCTACGGTTACCGGGCGTTGACCACGTCCGCTCATTTTGCCGTCTCCCACGTGGAGATCATCGGCAACAGGCAGCTCAGCACGCCGGAGGTGCTGAACCTGAGCGGCGTGACAGTGGGGATGAACCTCCTGGAGGTCAGTCTGGGCGAGGTCAGCCGAAAACTGCAACACAACCCATGGGTCGAAAGCGCCACGGTCCGGCGGGTGCTCCCGGACGGGGTGGCCATCGACATCGTGGAACGTGAACCGTTTTTCTGGGTTCAGCAGGGCGGGACCTTGTTTTACGCGGATCGCAACGGAGTTCCCATCGCCGCACTGGAACTGGGCCGCTTCGTGTCCTTGCCGGTCCTGATTTTGGAGCAAGGCGTGGAGCCGAACTGGCGGTTGATGGAAGAGTGGGTGCGGGCCGTGGAGCGGTTGGAATTCCCGTTTGGTTTTTCGGACGTGGCCTGGTTGAAGGTGGAGGACGCGAATCTTCTACGCATCCACCTGGAAGATCGGGGCTTGGTGATTCATTTTGATCTGAGCGACTGGCGCGGGCATCGCGCAATAATGAATCAAGTTTGGGAAGATTTGCGCTCTCGTGGAGAGCTGAACAATATTGAACGGTTGACTGTCATGTCGGGCAAGGCCTGGGTCCAGTTGAAACAGTCCTGA
- the ftsA gene encoding cell division protein FtsA, with amino-acid sequence MAKKSSSKSDLIVGLDIGTTKICTVVGEATPNGVDVVGIGTAPSSGLRKGVVVNIEQTVQCIKKALEEAELMAGCEIRSVYSGIAGSHIKGFNSHGVIAVKGGEVTPKDMERVIDAAKAVAIPLDREVIHILPQEFIVDEQNGIADPIGMAGVRLEAKVHIVTGAVSSAQNIIRSCHRAGLDVADIVLQSLASTEAVLTPEEREIGVALVDIGGGTTDVAIFSNNSIKYTSVLALGGSNLTNDIAFGLRTPMLAAEKIKIKYGCALTDIVQKDEIIDVPSVGGREARRVSRRVLAEICEPRMEEILALVEQDLNQSGCKNLIGAGIVLTGGSALLDGMADLGEQIFNLPTRIGYPREVGGLKDVVMNPMYSTAVGLLMYGARKEGLDQRFRIRDTHIFNRILNRMRKWFSDVS; translated from the coding sequence ATGGCGAAAAAATCATCATCCAAATCCGATCTGATCGTCGGGCTGGACATCGGAACCACCAAAATCTGCACCGTGGTAGGGGAGGCTACGCCTAACGGCGTAGACGTGGTAGGCATCGGCACGGCCCCGTCCTCGGGACTGCGCAAGGGCGTGGTGGTGAATATCGAGCAGACCGTGCAGTGCATCAAAAAGGCCTTGGAAGAGGCGGAACTGATGGCCGGCTGCGAAATCCGTTCGGTGTATTCCGGCATCGCCGGCAGCCACATCAAGGGCTTCAACAGCCACGGCGTGATCGCGGTCAAGGGCGGAGAGGTGACGCCCAAGGACATGGAGCGGGTCATCGACGCGGCCAAGGCCGTGGCCATCCCCCTGGACCGCGAGGTGATCCACATCCTGCCCCAGGAGTTCATCGTCGACGAACAAAACGGCATCGCGGACCCTATCGGCATGGCCGGGGTGCGGCTGGAGGCCAAGGTGCACATCGTGACCGGAGCGGTGAGCAGCGCCCAGAACATCATTCGTTCCTGCCATCGAGCCGGGTTGGACGTGGCGGACATCGTCCTGCAGTCCCTGGCCTCCACCGAGGCCGTGCTGACCCCGGAGGAGCGCGAAATCGGCGTGGCTCTGGTGGACATCGGCGGCGGGACCACGGATGTGGCGATTTTTTCCAACAATTCCATCAAATATACGTCGGTCCTGGCCCTGGGTGGAAGCAACCTGACCAACGACATCGCCTTCGGCCTGCGCACGCCGATGTTGGCCGCGGAAAAGATCAAGATCAAATACGGCTGCGCCCTGACGGACATCGTGCAAAAGGACGAGATCATCGACGTGCCCAGTGTGGGCGGTCGCGAGGCGCGGCGGGTTTCCCGGCGGGTGCTCGCGGAGATCTGTGAACCGCGGATGGAGGAAATTCTGGCCCTGGTGGAACAGGACCTGAACCAGTCCGGGTGCAAGAATCTTATCGGGGCCGGAATCGTTCTCACCGGCGGGTCGGCTTTGTTGGACGGGATGGCCGACCTGGGCGAGCAGATTTTCAACCTGCCCACCCGCATCGGCTATCCGCGGGAAGTGGGGGGGCTGAAGGACGTGGTGATGAACCCGATGTATTCCACCGCCGTGGGACTGCTGATGTATGGAGCGCGCAAGGAAGGGCTGGACCAGCGATTCCGGATCCGGGACACCCATATTTTCAACCGCATCCTGAACCGGATGCGCAAGTGGTTTTCCGATGTTTCCTGA
- the ftsZ gene encoding cell division protein FtsZ, with amino-acid sequence MQFMELENDINATIKVVGVGGGGSNAVNNMISSSLKGVTFIAANTDLQALNRSRAEFKIQLGEKLTKGLGAGANPDIGREAALESVDQIRKILEPADMVFVTAGMGGGTGTGAAPVIAEVAREMGALTVAVVSKPFYFEGKKRLLQAEKGAAALADAVDTIITIPNDRLLSLAAQKAAFLDMLKKADEVLFYAVKGISDLIMVPGLINLDFADVKAVMSEMGLAMMGTGIAKGEGRAREAALKAINSPLLEDVSIDGAKGVLLNITCAPDMTIDEVSEAASIIHEAAHDDAKIFFGTVFDEDAGDEMRITVIATGIGTNAATVGRGEDSSRVIDLGGVRNNARNSGNIVRRPYVPSSAEDRSIPAYLRKGLRSEHGQLNQGHSHGSSKGMAQPQTQAPNRMLRVASGGGGEDFVFDEEEFEIPSFLRKQAD; translated from the coding sequence ATGCAGTTCATGGAACTTGAAAACGACATCAATGCAACGATCAAGGTCGTCGGGGTCGGCGGCGGGGGCAGCAACGCCGTGAACAACATGATCAGCTCTTCGTTGAAGGGCGTCACGTTCATCGCGGCCAACACGGATTTGCAGGCCTTGAACAGATCTCGGGCCGAATTCAAGATTCAATTGGGCGAGAAGCTGACCAAGGGGCTCGGAGCCGGGGCGAATCCGGACATCGGTCGCGAGGCGGCCCTGGAAAGCGTGGACCAGATCCGAAAGATACTGGAGCCGGCGGACATGGTCTTCGTCACCGCGGGCATGGGCGGCGGCACCGGCACCGGAGCGGCCCCGGTCATCGCCGAGGTGGCCCGGGAAATGGGCGCCCTGACCGTGGCCGTGGTGTCCAAGCCGTTTTATTTTGAAGGCAAGAAGCGGTTGCTTCAGGCCGAGAAAGGGGCCGCGGCCCTGGCTGACGCCGTGGACACGATCATCACCATTCCCAACGACCGGCTGCTTTCCCTGGCCGCACAGAAGGCCGCCTTCCTGGACATGCTCAAAAAGGCCGACGAGGTGCTGTTCTACGCGGTCAAAGGCATTTCCGACCTGATCATGGTCCCCGGGCTCATCAACCTGGACTTCGCGGACGTCAAGGCGGTCATGTCCGAGATGGGGCTGGCCATGATGGGCACGGGTATCGCCAAGGGCGAGGGCCGGGCTCGGGAGGCCGCGCTGAAGGCCATCAATAGTCCGTTGTTGGAGGACGTGAGCATCGACGGAGCCAAGGGCGTGCTGCTGAACATCACCTGCGCTCCGGATATGACCATTGATGAAGTCAGCGAGGCGGCCAGCATCATTCACGAAGCGGCCCACGACGACGCCAAGATTTTCTTCGGCACCGTGTTTGACGAGGATGCCGGCGACGAGATGCGGATCACCGTGATCGCCACGGGCATCGGCACGAACGCCGCCACTGTCGGGCGAGGCGAGGATTCGTCCCGAGTGATCGATCTGGGCGGGGTGCGCAACAACGCGCGCAACTCCGGCAATATCGTCCGGCGTCCGTACGTTCCTTCCAGCGCTGAGGATCGCAGCATCCCGGCCTATCTGCGCAAGGGGCTGCGCAGTGAACATGGACAGCTCAACCAAGGACATTCACACGGTTCTTCCAAGGGGATGGCCCAACCCCAGACCCAAGCGCCGAACCGGATGCTCCGCGTGGCCTCCGGCGGGGGAGGAGAGGATTTCGTCTTTGATGAAGAGGAGTTCGAGATTCCGTCCTTCCTGCGCAAGCAGGCGGATTGA